One stretch of Melospiza georgiana isolate bMelGeo1 chromosome 30, bMelGeo1.pri, whole genome shotgun sequence DNA includes these proteins:
- the CHMP2A gene encoding charged multivesicular body protein 2a: MELLFGRRRSPEELLRQNQRALARAVRELERERQKLEAQEKKIIVDIKKMAKQGQMDAVRVLAKDLVRTRRYERKFMAMRANVQGVALRVQTLRSHSAMATAMRGVTRAMATMNRQLKLPQIQRILQEFQKQSELMDMKEELMNDAIDDALGDEDDEDESDAVVSQVLDELGLNLTEELATLPAPGGSLAAGEGRGGAEGAAAALADADADLEERLKNLRRD, translated from the exons atggagctgctgttcgGGCGCAGGCGCTCCCCGGAGGAGCTGCTCCGGCAGAACCAGCGCGCCCTGGCCCGCGCCGTGCGGGAGCTGGAGCGGGAGCGGCAGAAGCTCGAGGCGCAGGAGAAGAAAATCATCGTGGACATCAAGAAAATGGCCAAGCAGGGCCAGATG GACGCCGTGCGGGTGCTGGCCAAGGACCTGGTGCGCACGCGGCGCTACGAGCGCAAGTTCATGGCCATGCGTGCCAACGTGCAGGGGGTGGCGCTGCGGGTGCAGACGCTGCGGTCGCACAGCGCCATGGCCACCGCCATGCGGGGCGTGACGCGGGCCATGGCCACCATGAACCGGCAG ctgaaGCTGCCGCAGATCCAGCGCATCCTGCAGGAGTTCCAGAAGCAGTCGGAGCTGATGGACATGAAGGAGGAGCTGATGAACGACGCCATCGACGACGCCCTCGGGGACGAGGACGACGAGGACGAGag TGACGCCGTGGTGTCGCAGGTCCTGGACGAGCTGGGGCTGAACCTGACCGAGGAGCTGGCCA CGCTGCCGGCCCCCGGGGGCTCGCTGGCGGCGGGGGAGGGGCGCGGGGGGGCCGAGGGAGCCGCGGCCGCTTTGGCCGACGCCGACGCCGACCTGGAGGAGCGGCTCAAGAACCTCCGGAGGGACTGA
- the LOC131094581 gene encoding natterin-3-like, with amino-acid sequence MAPPQLPVLLLLLLFGAGIPGIPGNLGILGVSGFSGIAAAPAPGRNREEIPAPSRRRPRSVAASPWLRWAPFRGSVPADAVSSPEPVSGRAAFVCSTRAHGCNVGSFEPARGAFCSYPWDERELRSADFQLLLNPGGFEALRWVDDSFGGTPPGAVEGCPLTDVFVGRSPQGLGKVSKEQQALFVPVEGEELWYKWYQVLAVRQDAVGISIADVSYNGSAALESAEDEELAEVLARNEGCQAASKVVTMEEATEAERGWSAALPALAAARGVLRAPPIILTEPRGWDVGNATAVPWVGGAAVTEFVSRAHRARQEIPARSECSVLLRGLRRRLRVPFRARLTREFRSGPPHRVDVAGTAWSAGVTGARVELGRCRRIAGLPPCPGN; translated from the exons ATGGCGCCGCCGCAG CTcccggtgctgctgctgctgctgctgttcgGAGCAGGAATTCCAGGAATTCCGGGAAATTTGGGAATTCTGGGAGTTTCGGGATTTTCGGGGATTGCGGCGGCGCCGGCCCCGGGCAGGAACCGCGAGGAGATCCCAG CTCCCTCCCGGCGCCGCCCTCGCTCCGTGGCCGCCTCCCCGTGGCTCCGCTGGGCTCCGTTCCGCGGCTCCGTCCCCGCCGACGCCGTGTCCAGCCCCGAGCCCGTCTCGGGCCGCGCCGCCTTCGTGTGCTCCACGCGCGCCCACGGCTGCAACGTCGGCTCCTTCGAGCCCGCCCGCGGCGCCTTCTGCTCCTACCCCTGGGACGAGCGGGAGCTGCGCAGCGCCgacttccagctgctgctcaacCCCGGCGGCTTCGAGGCGCTGCGCTGGGTGGACGATTCCTTCGGCGGGACGCCGCCGGGAGCCGTCGAGGGCTGTCCGCTGACCGACGTGTTCGTGGGCCGCAgcccccaggggctgggcaaggTGTCCAAGGAGCAGCAGGCGCTCTTCGTGCCCGTGGAGGGCGAGGAGCTGTGGTACAAGTGGTACCAGGTGCTGGCCGTGCGCCAGGATGCCGTGGGCATCTCCATCGCCGACGTGTCCTACAACGGCAGCGCCGCGCTGGAGAGCGCCGAGGATGAGGAGCTGGCCGAGGTGCTGGCCAGGAACGAGGGCTGCCAGGCGGCCTCCAAG GTGGTGACCATGGAGGAGGCCACCGAggcggagcggggctggagcgcggcgctgccggcgctggcGGCCGCCCGCGGGGTTCTCCGCGCGCCCCCGATAATCCTGACGGAGCCGCGCGGGTGGGACGTGGGCAACGCCACCGCCGTGCCGTGGGTCGGCGGCGCCGCCGTCACCGAGTTCGTGTCGCGGGCGCACCGCGCGCGGCAGGAGATCCCGGCGCGCTCCGAGTGCTCCGTGCTGCTCCGGGGGCTCCGGCGGCGCCTCCGGGTCCCGTTCCGGGCGCGGCTGACGCGGGAGTTCCGCTCGGGGCCCCCGCACCGCGTGGACGTCGCGGGGACGGCGTGGAGCGCCGGCGTCACCGGGGCCCGCGTGGAGCTGGGGAGGTGCCGGCGCATCGCCGGGCTGCCGCCGTGCCCCGGAAATTGA